Proteins encoded in a region of the bacterium genome:
- a CDS encoding type IV pili methyl-accepting chemotaxis transducer N-terminal domain-containing protein, with translation MSQILRFRPAVAGLSLAVLVLTLLGTPLIVAAAEGPTAAEYGVVLNLSGKQRMLSQKMSKEIMLVAMDVDKAANLKNLAATAALFDKTLHGLRDGDADLRLPPTTNARILRQLDTIGEIWTGFHATVDAIVAAGAVTPDQVAEVAAANLPLLQQMNKCVKLYEKDASSAGLSADPGLAVTINLAGKQRMLTQKMSKEYLLVAYGHETDANKLNLLETYTLFERTLAGLKDGDDVLGLPATSNADIRAQLDVVAGLWATFKPVVENGAAPGTTAFSATDLQTLATTNLPLLKEMNAAVGMYEKEAGGGGASM, from the coding sequence ATGTCGCAGATCCTTCGCTTCCGTCCGGCCGTCGCCGGCCTTTCTCTCGCCGTCCTCGTGCTGACTTTGCTGGGCACGCCGCTCATCGTCGCCGCGGCCGAAGGGCCGACGGCCGCCGAATACGGTGTCGTCCTGAACCTGTCCGGCAAGCAGCGCATGCTGAGCCAGAAGATGAGCAAGGAGATCATGCTGGTCGCCATGGACGTGGACAAGGCCGCCAACCTGAAGAATCTGGCGGCGACGGCGGCGCTGTTCGACAAGACCCTGCACGGGCTGCGCGACGGCGACGCCGATCTGCGCCTGCCGCCGACCACCAATGCGCGCATCCTGCGGCAGCTGGACACCATCGGGGAGATCTGGACCGGCTTCCACGCCACCGTCGACGCGATCGTGGCCGCCGGCGCCGTGACGCCCGACCAGGTGGCCGAGGTGGCCGCCGCCAACCTGCCGCTGCTCCAGCAGATGAACAAGTGCGTGAAGCTGTACGAGAAGGACGCGAGCAGCGCCGGCCTGAGCGCCGATCCGGGCCTCGCCGTGACCATCAACCTGGCCGGCAAGCAGCGCATGCTCACCCAGAAGATGAGCAAGGAGTACCTGCTGGTCGCCTACGGTCACGAAACCGACGCCAACAAGCTGAACCTGCTGGAGACCTACACCCTCTTCGAGCGGACCCTGGCCGGGCTGAAGGACGGCGACGACGTGCTGGGCCTGCCAGCGACCTCGAACGCCGATATCCGCGCCCAGCTGGACGTGGTGGCCGGGCTGTGGGCGACGTTCAAGCCCGTGGTGGAGAACGGCGCCGCCCCGGGCACGACCGCCTTCTCGGCCACCGACCTGCAGACCCTGGCCACGACCAACCTGCCGCTGCTCAAGGAGATGAACGCGGCTGTGGGCATGTACGAGAAGGAAGCCGGCGGCGGCGGCGCGAGCATGTAG
- a CDS encoding DNA-3-methyladenine glycosylase I, translated as CYAFMQATGMVNDHTVDCHLHRVLGGRGQSGSR; from the coding sequence TGCTACGCCTTCATGCAGGCCACCGGGATGGTCAACGACCACACGGTGGACTGCCATCTGCACCGTGTTCTCGGTGGCCGCGGCCAGTCCGGATCGCGCTAA